TCGCACGGCCGGCGTCCGCGTGCTCGACGTCGTCGAACAACGCCGGGCCCGGCCCGATCCGCGGTTTCTCGTCGGCCGCGGCAAGCTCGAGGACATCCTGCTGCGCGCGATGCACCTCGGCGCCGAGACCGTCATCTTCGACGCCGACCTCACGCCGGCTCAGGCGCGCGCGATCTCGGACTTCACCGAGCTGAAGATCATCGACCGCACGATGCTCATCCTCGACATCTTCGCGCAGCACGCGCGCAGCCGCGACGGCAAGCTGCAGGTCGAGTTGGCGCAGCTGCGCTACGCGCTGCCCCGCCTCGTCGAGAAGAACACGATGATGTCCCGCCTCACCGGCGGGATCGGCGGCCGCGGGCCAGGCGAGACGAAGCTCGAGATCAACCGGCGCCGCGCGCGCGAGCGCATCGCGCTGCTCACCAAGAAGCTCGACCACCTGCAGCAGAATCGCCAGCTGCGCCGCAAGCGCCGCGGCGACCGCGGCGTGCCGATCGTCGCGATTGTCGGCTACACCAACGCCGGCAAGTCGACGCTGCTCAACAACTTGACCGAAGGCGACGCGATCGTCGCCAACAAGCTGTTCGCGACGCTCGATCCGATCAGCCGGCGGTTGCGGTTCCCGCGCGAGCGCGAGGTCGTGCTCACCGACACGGTCGGCTTCATCCGCGACCTGCCGCCCGACCTGGTCGCGGCGTTCCGCGCAACGCTCGAGGAGCTGTACGACGCCGACCTGCTCGTTCACGTCGTAGACGCGAGCGACGACGACTACGAGGCCCACATCCGCGCGGTCACGCGCATCCTCGCCGAGCTCGACTTGGCGGAGAAGCCGCGCCTCGTCGCGTTCAACAAGTGCGACCGGCTCGAGCCGGACGAAGCGCGCCGGCGCGCCTCGGCGCACGGCGCGCTGCGCATCAGCGCGCTGTCGCGCGATACGTTTGGGCCACTGCTCGCCGCCATCGAACGCGAGCTGTGGAAAGAAGGCCACGCCGCCGCGATCGCCGCCGGCCCGGCCGCGTAGACGCCGACGGCGCCCGATGCGGCGCCCACCCCGGCGATTTGCGCCGCGGATCGCGTTTCGTT
This region of Deltaproteobacteria bacterium genomic DNA includes:
- the hflX gene encoding GTPase HflX, with protein sequence MNREVTGHTKGLKPSQIKALERIYRRRVPHDAIVTPELATYLCELSAQMRRQIGLLISRRGAIEHVVVGDASRLMLPDVGRLRGAPGRFRGLRLVHTHLRGEPLTRDDLTDLTLLRLDLVAAIGVGAGGRPGPVYVGHMLPATGSGEMWRELPPVAVHDLDVDVIELMASLEAEFARTQARLASSEPGTDRALIVHVGIGADDDGDARIAELRELCRTAGVRVLDVVEQRRARPDPRFLVGRGKLEDILLRAMHLGAETVIFDADLTPAQARAISDFTELKIIDRTMLILDIFAQHARSRDGKLQVELAQLRYALPRLVEKNTMMSRLTGGIGGRGPGETKLEINRRRARERIALLTKKLDHLQQNRQLRRKRRGDRGVPIVAIVGYTNAGKSTLLNNLTEGDAIVANKLFATLDPISRRLRFPREREVVLTDTVGFIRDLPPDLVAAFRATLEELYDADLLVHVVDASDDDYEAHIRAVTRILAELDLAEKPRLVAFNKCDRLEPDEARRRASAHGALRISALSRDTFGPLLAAIERELWKEGHAAAIAAGPAA